One Gordonia pseudamarae genomic window, TTCTGATCGTCGGACAGGGTGTCGGGGTTGAGCGCGAGCTCGTGGATCGCGTACCGCCCGCCCGGGCGCAGCACCCGGTGCGCCTCGGCGACGATCTGTGCCTTGGCGCGGTCGGACTGCATCGTCAGCATGGCTTCGCCGACGACGGCGTCGGCCGAGGAGTCGTCCAGGCCGGTGGCGGCGGCGTCGGCCTGGACCACACGGCCACGATCGCCGACGGCCTGTGAGGTGAGGGCGACCGCCGCCGGATCGGCTTCGACGCCGATGTAGCCGGCGGGGTTGCGTCCGAGGATCGACACCGCGGTCTTGCCGAGACCGGGTGCCAGTTCCACCACTTCGGCGCCGCCGAGACGGGCGTCGTCGAGGAGCTGTTCGGTCAGTGCCAGACCGCCCGGGCGCAGGACCCGCTTGCCGAGCCGGGCGAGCAGCCAGTGGCCGGGCATGTCCTCGGGTTTGCGGCCCGCCAGCGGGAGGTCCGCCGTTGCTGTGTGGGTGCCGGGTGTGTTGCTGCCGGATGTATGGGTGTCGCCCATGGTGCGCTCCCTGGTGTGGGGTGGAAGGGCCTCCATATTTAGAGGATTTAAACTACTCTAAATCATCTAAGTGCGGGTTGTCATCCTCCGAATTTCGACAGACCGGTCACAGCGACGGCCGGCCACCGGTCCGTGACATCTGTGCCGGACCGGGCCGCCGCACCCAATCCGGCCGGCGCGTCGGCGCGGTGCGGACAGCGGTGTGCGCGTAGCGGCCTGCCCGCCTTGCCGCGGGTCATGATCCGGCCGTCACCGTCCAGGGCGATCGCGTGATCGCCGACCGGAATCCACTGCGGGGAGGCGGTGTCCGCGGCCGGACTCATCGACGCGTATCCCGCTGGATGCGCAGCGTCCCGATGGTGGTGGCCAGGGAATCGTATTGCCCCACAAGGAGCGTGAACGCGATCAGCCGCGACTCGTCGAGGTGCCGGACCAGCGCCGACCAGGCCGCGTCATCGATGTCATGGGTGCCGACCAACTGATCGACGGCCCGCAGCATCGAGCGTTCGCGGTCGCCCCAACCGGCGTCGGCGCCCTCGAGGATGTCGGCGAACTCGGCCTCGGTGATGCCTGCCCGAGCGCCGAGCCGGCGGTGGTGGTCGAGCTCGTAGTCGCAGCCGCGGAGATGGGCCACGCGGATGATGATCATCTCGGTGTCCTTGCGGGACAGCTTGCCGAAGGGCATCATCCGTGAACTGAAGTACAGCCATCCGCGGAACAGGCCCTTGGAGCGGCCCAGCGTCGAGAAGATCCTGGCGTCGTCGACGCCGATGACCCGGGCCGCCGCCTGTGAGAACGCCCAGTTGAACGGCCCGAGTTGCCAGAAGCCGCCCGGTGGGATGCGAGGTGTGCTCATGGGGGTCACCGTAGCCGACGGTGGTGATGTGAACCCGCCGCCGACGCGGCCCCCGGGCGACTCATACCCCCGACGTTCGCGCCCCGGACGACGACCGGGTGACAGCCCGACGTCGGATGCGGGAGCGGCCCGACGCCGATGGGCAATCGTGGTGCCGGCAGCTACGATGGACAAGTCATGTGTCGGCCGAAGGGATCACAGATGAGCGCAGTGCGAAACGGACGTGCCGCCAGGTTCGGGGCCGGCTTGGCCGCCGCGGCTCTGGTGACCGGCGGGCTGCTGTGGGCTCCCGCCCAGGCGGACGCCGCGAACGGTCCGTACGGGGCCATCGCCTATTCGGGACAGACCAAGCGGTACGGAGTGGCCACCGGAAAATCGACGGCGAAGAAGGCGTCGAAGTCGGCCAAGAGCAAGTGTGCGAACCTCGGCGCGACCGACTGCAAAGTTATCGCCCGGATGAATGACGACTGTGCCGCGGTGGCCGTCAACCCCTTTTCCGGGGTGACGACCTCGGCGAACGCGGGCAATATCCTCGCCGCCCAGCGTGCGGCGCGAGAAGGCACCGCCAACGGGCAGATCGTCGCCTCCGGCTGCGCCACATCCAAAGACCCGTTCTGAGCCGGCTATGGCTGACCACACCCGTCGCGGATGGGGGTGACACGGGCCACTAGTCTTGGATCATGACTGATTCCGAACCGAGAGTTTTCACCCCGAGAGTTTTCACCTCCGTCGATGAGCTGCGCGCCGCCATCGGGACCGACCTCGGGTCGGGTGACTGGCTGGAGATCACGCAGGAGCGGGTCAACGCCTTCGCCGACGCCACAGGTGACCATCAGTGGATCCACGTCGATGTCGAGCGCGCCAAGGACGGACCGTTCGGTGCGACCATCGCCCACGGATACCTCACCTTGTCGCTGCTCCCGGTGATCGCCGGCGGCATCTTTGTGGTCGAGGGCCCCAAGATGGTCATCAACTACGGCGCCAACAAGGTGCGTTTCCCGCACCCGGTTCCGGTCGGCTCCCGCATCCGCGCCAACGCCGTCATCACCTCGGTGGACGAGACCAAGGCCGGGGTGAACGTGGTGGTCACCAACACCGTCGAGATCGAGGGTGTGGAGAAGCCCGCGCTCGTCTCGGAGAACATCCGACTGCTCGTGTACTGAGCCACCTGTTCTCGGCTCCTCGGCCGGGGTGCGAGGTCGGTTGGTGGCGGGGCTCCGAGCTTGGTGCGCCGACGTTGTCGGCTTGCGGGGTTTCGAGGCTCGTCGCTTGCGCTCCTCGCACCTCAACCGGCTGAGGGGTGTGTTGGGTGGTTCGGGGTTTGTCGCTCGGGCTCCTCGTACCTCAGCCGGCTGAGGGGGTGTGTTGGTCAGCAACCGCTGTGGGCGGGTTTGCCTTTGAGTCGGGCGTCGAGCCAGGTCATGGCCGCCGGGTAGCCGGTGGCCACGGCGATGACGTGTTCGCCGAAGACCTCGCGGTAGGTGGCGTCGGCGCCGAGCCGGCATTGATCGCGATAGAGATCGCGGGCGCCGGCGGCGGGGATCCAGAACTCCTGGGCCCCGTTGAAGATGTACAGCGGCACGGCCGATCTCATTCCGTGCATCTTGGTCACCCGGTAGATGTGCCGGGCAGTGGCCGAGTGGAACGGATCGGGGTCGTTGGTCATGAGCTGTGCGGGCCAGAAGGTGCCGCCGGCCAGCATCGCAGGGATCGAGCACACGTTCTTGAGTGGTGAGGTCGCCAACCATTGCGCGACATGGTTGGTCATGGGCAACAACTCGGTGCGCTCACGGGCGATCCCGAACAGCGCGGCATGGAACAGGCCGGTGGCGAGATTGGCGTTCATGCTGCCCGCCAGCATCTGGAAATCGGCGGGCACCCCGCCGAGCGCCGCCCCCACCAGCCGCGAGGTGAGTTCGGGTGCGTAGGTTTTGGCCAACAACGCCGCGCCCTTGGTGGCGATGGCGCCGCCGGAGTAGCCGAACATGCCGATTCGGCTGTGGCCGAACGCATCCGCGTCATACGTGGAGACGGCGCGGATCGAGTCGAGGATGATGTGCCCGGCCACGGTCGGTTCGGCGTAGGCCATCCGTGGCCCCTGGTGGTCGGGGATCAGCACCGTGTACCCACGGTCGAGCGCGAGTTGTGTTGTGGGCGGAACATAGTCGGTCGGATTGGTGGCGGCGCTGATGCCGCCGGCCAACGTGACGCCCGGTGTGCACGCCGCACCCAGGGCATCGATGGGAATGTTGTTGACGACGATCGGGCGCGGACCACGACCCGTCCACGCCTTGCGCGGCACCAGGACCGTCGCCGTACCGAACGACGGCCGGCCCGTCGCGTCCCTGGTCGCGAACTTGACCTGCCGCGCCGACCGGATCGGCATGATGGCCTCCTGCGTCGCGGTGCGGGTGATGTCGCGGGAGGCGATCAATCGGCCGGGTTTCATCGTGGCCAATGCCGGTGACCAGCGATCGAAGAACGGGTCGCCGGTGGGGGTCGGAAGGGTGGCCTCGCGCAACTCCTGCACCCGGTGGCCGAATCCCGGTGCCACGGCGCGCTGCGGAATGGTTGTCAGCCTCGGATACGGGGGCGCGGGGATGGTGCCGTCGATCGCGCGCGGGATCTGTTCCGGTATCCCCATCACGGTGAACGGTTCGGCCGTGGCAGGGCCGGTGGCCGTGCCCGCGAGCACACCCACGACAAGCGCTGCGACAACGGCTGATCCAGCGCGGCGCCGACGGACGGGACCGCCGGTCGATCGCCGATGCCGCCGGCCCGGCGGACCTCCCACTGCGAAGCGAACCACCATACGGGCAGAGCTTACGACGAGCTGTCGGCACCGTCCGGTGAATGCGTGTCGTCCAACCGATGGAAATTGCCGGGTGAGCCGTTCAGCGGCGCGATGACCTGTGCGTATGGTCAACGGGCCCCACTCCCGGCGGGAAGGCGGACGACATGAATCTGATGCGAGGCAAGTCGGTGGCGGACGCACCATCGTGTGGGGCTGTACGACGCGGCCACGATACTGACGCGCCTCAACCGGTGTGGCGGGGGCAGTCGTTCGGGGCCGGTTTCCCGCGCAGGCGGTCGTCGAGCCAGGTGATCGCGTCGGGGTAGCCGGTCACCGTGGCCAGGAAGTGCTCACCCGGAACCTCGCGGTAGGTGACATCGGCGCCAAGCCGGCATTGTTCGGCGAACAGATCACGGGTGCCGGCGGGCGGGATCCAGAATTCCTGCGCGCCCTGGTAGACGTACAGCGGTACCACCGACTTCTTGTCGGCCATCTTGGTGATCGCGTAGATGTGCTCGGCGACAGGTGAATTGAACGGGTCGTTGTCGTTGGACAGCAGCTGCGCGGGCAGGAAGGTGAGCCCGCCCAGAATGCCCCAGGTCGCGCAGCCGTCCTTGAGTGGCGAGGTGACCAGCCACTGCGCCGCGTTGTTGGCCAGAGTGAGCAGTTCAGGACGTTCGCGGGCCAGCCCGAACATCGCCTCGTGGAACAGGCCGGTCGCCAGGTTGGCGTTCATACTGGCGGTCAGGATCCGGTAGTCGGCGGGTACCCCGCCCATCGCGGCCCCCACGAGGCGGGGTGCGATGTCGGGCGCGTACTCGCCGGCGAGCCGGGTGGCCCCGTTGGTGGCGATCGCGCCGCCGGAATAGCCGGTCATCGCCACCTTTGATTCGCCGAAGGATTGTCTGTCGTAGTCAGATACGGCTCTGACGGAGTCCAGGACGATGTGTCCGGCGGTGGTGGGTTCGGCGTAGGCCATCCGCGGTCCCTGATGATCAGGGACGATCACCGCATATCCGCGGTGCAAGGCCAGCTGGGTGGTCGGCGGAAAGAAGTCGCTGGTGTTGGTGTCACCGCTGAAACCATGGGCGAGGGTGTAACCCGAGGTGCACTTGGTGCCCATCGAATCGATCGGCAGATTGTTGATCAGGATCGGGCGCGAACCGCGGCCGGTCCAGCGGGTGCGGGGTGTGATGACCGTGGCGGTGCCGAAGGACGGTTGGCCCAGGGCGTCGGTGCTCACGAACTTGAGCTGGCGCGCGGACTGGATGGGTACCGTCACCAGCGGGGCCGCGACCGCGGTGACATCACGGGACCGCAGAACGGTGCCCGGCTTCTTGCCCTTCAGATTCGTCGGCCACACGTCGAAGAACGCGTCACCGACCGGTGACGGCAGGATCGCCGCCCGCAGTTCCAGCACGCTGTGCGGATAGCCGGGTGCCTTCGCCCGGTCGGGAATCGTGGTCAGTCGTGGGTAGGGTGCGGGCGGGATCACCGAATCGATCGTCTCGGTGACCTGCTCGGGTACCGGGCGCATGTTGGGCGGAACCGCGGAAACGGTGGTGGCCGCCGATGTCCACAGCGCCGACGCCGCCAGGATCACTCCGGCAGTCTGCACGAACCCCAACCGCACGAACCCCGACCGCACGAACCCACATCGTGGAAACCGTGCCGAGCTACGGCGCATACGGCCTCCTATCCCTGTGGAGCCACGTGAGAGAGCGAAGTGGTGTGAGGTCGAACGCTATTGGCTCGCATCGGGGTAGGCGGCCGAAACGCCCGATCGGTTACAAAGCTGTGACGCTGAGCGTCAGGCCGGCCCGTGTACTCAGCTCATGTACGGGGAGACGCTGCTGCGGTGTTCGTGCACACGCAGCGTCGAGCCGAGTGGCGGGAACGCGCGCTGGGTGCAGTTGACGCGTTCGCAGACGCGGCAGCCGGCCCCGATCGGGGTGATGCTGGCCTGCGGACCGATCTCCAGGCCGTCGGAGTAGATGACACGGCCGGCGTGCCGCAGTTCGCATCCCAGTCCGATCGCGAACGTCTTGCCGGGCTGGCCGTAGCGGGTTGCGCGGCGTTCCACGGTGCGCGAGACCCAGAAGTAGTCACGGCCGTCGGGCATCTCGGCGATCTGGGTGAGGATCTTGCCGGGGGAGGCGAACGTCTCGTACACCGCCCACAGCGGGCAGGTACCGCCGCTGGACGAGAAGTGAAAGCCGGTGGCCGACTGACGTTTGGACATATTTCCCGCGCGGTCGACGCGGACGAACGAGAACGGGATGCCGCGCAGATTTGGGCGCTGCAAGGTGGAGAGCCGATGGCAGATCGTCTCGAACGAGACCGCGTAGAACGACGACAGGCGTTCGATGTCGTAGCGGAAATCCTCTGCTGCGCCGTGAAATTGGCTGTAGGGGAGAATTGCTGCGGCGGCGAAGTAGCTGGCGAGTCCGGTCAGTGCGAGCGCTCGAGAGGTGTTGTCGGAGAAGGTGCCTTCGCGGACGAGGCCGCCCAGGAGATCGCCGAACTCGAGGTAGGCCAGTTCGGCGGCGAGCCGGAAGGTGCGCTGGCCCGCGGACAGCGCGTTGGAGATGTCGAGTCTGCGGGTCTCGGGATCGAAGTGGTGCAGTACGTGATCCCCCATGTCGACGCGGGTGACGATCGCGACGCCGTGCACATCGCTCAGCCGCTGGGCGATCCCGCGGCGGATGTCGGCCGAATGCATGCGCATCCGGGTGGTCATCTCCTCGGCGGCCATGTCGAGCTCGTGGATGTAGTTGCGGCGCTGATAGAAGTAGTCGCGCACCTCCTCGTGGGGTGCGGTGATGGAGCCGCGCATGCTGCGGTCGCCGCGTTCGTCGGTGGCGGCGGCGAGCTGGTCGGTGGCGATGCGGTAGCGCCGGTGCAGGTTCACCATCGCCTGGGCCATCGCCGGATGTGAGGCGACCAGGCCGCTGATGGCCTGGGCGTCGGTGGCCTCGGCGGGCGCGTCGACGTCGTCGTCGAAGAGCGCCTCGCGCAGTTCGGCGATCAACCGCATGTCGTCCTGGGCGTCGAAGAAGCCGTCGTCGATACCGAATCGTTCTGTGATCTTGGCGAGCACCTTGGCGGTCATCGGCCGGGCGTCGTGCTCGATCTGGTTGAGGTAGGACGGCGAGATGCCGAGCGCCGCGGCCAGCGCGACCTGCGAGAGCCCCTGTTCGGATCGGAGCCGCCGCAGGCGTGCGCCCACGAACGGCCGGGGTGTCGTGGTCCGGCCGATCCCGCTCGCGGCGGGTGCCCGGTGTGTCCGGGACGGCTGTGTCCGGGGCATCGCGCGTCAGCCCCGTCCCGGTGCGGATGGATCCGGCCGCGGGCCGTCGGCGGGTGAACCGCCGGATACCCAAGCGTGATTCTGCTCACACGATGGGTGAGCGGCACACGGAATAGGGGTTACCCGCCGGTAAGAAGTGGGCCCGGAGTGTGCCGGAGTGCACGTCACCAAAATCCCAGTACGCGCGTACTTTTTTGTTGTCACAGCCGTCGGTTTCACATCTAAAGCTTCGCAAATTTTGCAAAATTCCGCATGATTGTGGCTCGGATTCACATCCTCTAGGGGTTTGACCTGCGGGTTTTTGTTATGGCAACCTCGGTTCAGACACCACCGGCGCCTCACCGAAGATTCGCAAATCGAACGGACAGTGCGGCGTCGACCGTCTCCTCAGGCAAGCGGCTCGCGAGAGCCGATCGCAGGACATTGAGAAAGCGAAGTAGGCAATGAGCAACGTCGGAAAGCCCCGCACAGCCGCCGAAATCCAGCAGGATTGGGACACCAACCCCCGCTGGAAGGGCATCACCCGTGACTACACCGCCGAGCAGGTCGCAGAACTGCAGGGCAACGTCATCGAGGAGCACACCCTCGCTCGCCGCGGCGCCGAGATCCTCTGGGAGGGTGTCACCAAGGGCGACGACAGCTACATCAATGCTCTGGGTGCCCTCACCGGCAACATGGCCGTGCAGCAGGTTCGCGCCGGCCTGAAGGCCATCTACCTCTCCGGCTGGCAGGTCGCCGGCGACGCCAACCTCTCGGGCCACACCTACCCCGACCAGTCGCTGTACCCGGCCAACTCGGTCCCCAGCGTCGTCCAGCGCATCAACAACGCTCTCCTGCGTGCCGACGAGATCGCCCGCGTCGAGGGTGACACCTCGGTCGACAACTGGGTCGTGCCGATCGTGGCCGACGGCGAAGCCGGCTTCGGTGGCGCACTCAACGTCTACGAGCTGCAGAAGGCCATGATCAAGGCCGGCGCCGCCGGTACCCACTGGGAAGATCAGCTCGCCTCGGAGAAGAAGTGCGGCCATCTCGGTGGCAAGGTGCTCATCCCCACCCAGCAGCACATCCGCACCCTGACCTCGGCCCGTCTGGCCGCCGATGTCGCCAACACCCCCACCGTGGTCGTCGCCCGCACCGACGCGGAGGCCGCCACCCTGCTGACCTCCGATGTGGACGAGCGCGACCGTCCGTTCCTCGACGGCACCCGCACCTCCGAGGGCTTCTACGGCATCAAGAACGGCATCGAGCCCTGCATCGCCCGTGCGAAGGCATACGCTCCCTACGCCGACCTGATCTGGATGGAGACCGGCAAGCCCGACCTGGAGCTGGCCCGCAAGTTCGCCGAGGCCGTCAAGTCGGAGTTCCCCGACCAGCTCCTGGCCTACAACTGCTCGCCTTCCTTCAACTGGAAGCAGCACCTGGACGACGACACCATCGCCAAGTTCCAGAACGAGCTCGGCGCGATGGGCTTCAAGTTCCAGTTCATCACCCTGGCCGGCTTCCACGCCCTCAACTACTCGATGTTCGATCTGGCCTACGGCTACGCCCGCAACCAGATGAGCGCCTACGTCGATCTGCAGGAGCGCGAGTTCGCCGCCGAGGAGCGCGGGTACACCGCCACCAAGCACCAGCGTGAGGTCGGTGCAGGCTACTTCGACCGCATCGCCACCACCGTGGACCCCAACACCTCGACCGCCGCGCTCAAGGGCTCGACCGAAGAGGGCCAGTTCCACTAGGAACCGGCGACCAGAACTGCCGACGTCGCGTCGAGGTCGAATGCCTACCGATTGCGACGTGACGCCCAGCCGACAGCGCCGGGGTGGGCGGGAGCTTCCCGCCCACCCCGGCGCTGTCATATCCGCCGCCGTCCCGGCGGCCGGTGCGGGCATTCCCGTCTCGTCCGCCGGCACCGAATTGTCTTGTAGCGAGGAGTCACCGTGACACCCCAGGCGATCAGCAGGGTCGGCGTGATCGGGGCCGGCCAGATGGGTGCCGGTATCGCCGAGGTTTGCGTGCGCGCGGGCACCGACGTGCTGGTATACGAGAAGACGCCCGAACTCGCCGCCGCCGGTCGGATGAGAATTCTCGATTCGCTGGGCCGGGGGGTATCCAGCGGCAAACTCACCGAGCGCGAACGTGATCAGGCCTCATGCCGGTTGACGTTCAGCTGTGATCTGGGCGATTTCGCCGACAGACAACTCGTCATCGAGGCGGTGGTGGAGGACGAGGGCGTCAAGACCGCCCTGTTCGCCGAACTCGACGCCACCGTGGCCGATCCCGAGGCCGTGCTCGCCTCGAGCTCGTCGTCCATCCCGATTCTCAAGCTGGGCATGGCCACCGCCGCCCCGGGCCGTGTGATCGGCATGCACTTCTTCCACCCGGTGCCGATGCTGCCGCTCGTCGAATTGGTGGGCACGATGCGCACCTCGGTGCAAACGCGCTCTCGCGCAGAGAGTTTCGCCCACGACGTGCTCGGCAAACAGGTGGTGCATTCCGACGACCGCTCCGGATACATCGTCAACGCACTGCTCGTGCCGTACTTGCTGTCGGCAATTCGTATGACCGAGAGCGGATTTGCTTCCGTCGAGGACATCGACAAAGGTATGACGCTCGGTTGTGCGCATCCGCTGGGGCCGTTGAAACTGGCCGATCTCGTGGGCCTGGACACGGTCAAGGCGATTGCCGAGAAGATGTACGAGGAGTTTCGGGAGCCGCTGTACGCGCCGCCGCCGCTACTGGTGCGCATGGTCGACGCGGGCCATCTGGGCAAGAAGTCCGGCCGTGGGTTCTATGGCTATGGCGTGGGACCCGTCGGTGCGGCACGGTGAAGTCAGCCACATTGCTAGCAGAGCGCTTGCATTTGCTAGCAAAGCGGGCATACATTGGGGATGTCGGAAAAGCACCCACCCGCCCATCCCGCCACTTCGGTAGAGCGCACGAGTATCTGACCCGTGAGTTGAAGGGCATAGGGTAGAGAATCAAAGGAGTTCGACATGACCACTCTCGCCAATCCCCTCTACGCCGTCGTCGGTGCGGGCGACCTCGCTCTCGCCCAGTTCAACGAGGTCGTCGCGTCGCTGCGTGAGCGCACCGAAGCCGCAGGCGAAGACGCCCAGGCCCGCTTCGAGAAGGCCAAGACCCGCTTCGCCGAGCTGCCCGACGAGGTTCCGGCGGGCCTCGAGGAGCTCAAGGGCAAGTTCACCGCGGACGAGGTCAAGGGGCAGGTCGATGCCTACGTCGCGCTGGCCACCTCGGTGTACAACGGTCTGGCCGAGCGTGGCGTCGAGGCCCTCGATCGCCTGCGTACCCAGCCGCTGGTCGCCGAGAACATCGAGCGCGCCGAGAAGGTCTACAACGACGCCGTCGACCTGACCGAGGACGCCCTCGGTGTGGTCTCCACCCAGACCCGCGCCGTCGGTGAGCGCGCCGCCAAGCTGGCCGGCACCGTGAGTGGCAAGACCGTCGACGCCGCCGTGGCCGTCGAAGAGGCCGCCGAGGATGTCGCCGAGCGCCTGGAGGAGGCCGCTGTGGCAATCGAGGACGCCGGCGCCAAGGTCAAGGCCGACGCCGACGAGGTCGCCGACGAGGTCGCCGCCGCCAAGACCCCCGCCAAGAAGGCTCCGGCCAAGAAGGCTCCGGTCAAGAAGGCCGGCCCCGCCGTCAAGTAAGACCGCCAAACATTCAAGCGCCCCTGTGGTTCTCGTGACCACAGGGGCGCTTCATGTTGTCGTGCGCACTTTTTCGAAGACCGGACCTCAGTCCATGGCGGCCACCCGTGCGCGTTCGGCCTCGACATCGAAATCAGCCTCGGGCCAGTCGAGTTCAAGCTTCTCCAGGGCGTCGATGAGCAGTTCGCAGACCGCCAGGCGGGCGAACCACTTCTTGTTGGCTGGAATCAGATGCCAGGGCGCGGCGTCCTGATCGGTCTTGTCGAAGATCGCCTGATACGCCTGCAGGTAGTCGTCCCAGAATCCGCGCTCGTCGATGTCGCCCGGATTGTATTTCCAGTACTTGTCGGGCCTGTCGAGCCGCTCGGTCAACCGCACCCTCTGCTCGTCCTTGGACACCACCAGGGCGCACTTGATGATGGTGGTGCCCGATTCGATGAGCTCTCGCTCGAACCGGTTGATCAACTCGTAGCGACCCGACCATTCGGATTCGGGCACCAGATTGTGCACGCGCACCGGGAGCACATCCTCGTAGTGCGAGCGGTCGAAGATGCCGATGCGGCCGGCCGGGGGCAGCGCCCGGTGAATGCGCCACAGAAAGTCGTGTTCGAGTTCCTCGGCGGTCGGTTTACCGAACCCCTTGATCGCCAGTCCCTGCGGGTCGAGCAGGCCGCCCACATGTCGCACGATGCCGCCCTTGCCCGCGGTGTCCATGCCCTGCAACACCAGCAGCACCGACCGGTTGTCGCCCGCCCGCCCGTTCGCGTAGAGCAGTTCCTGCAGGTCGGCCAGAACCTCCCCGCGTTCGGCGAGCAGTGTTTCGCCGAACGCCTTGTCGCCGTCGAAACCGGGAGTCGACTCCGCGTCGAACTCGGCGATCGGTCCCGTCGCGGTGACCCGAAGCGCCTCTACTGCGGGTTCGTTCCATCCTGGCTTGCGGTGTCGTGACATGTGCATCCCTTCATGTACCGGAATCGATTCTGCTCTC contains:
- a CDS encoding polyphosphate kinase 2 family protein — translated: MSRHRKPGWNEPAVEALRVTATGPIAEFDAESTPGFDGDKAFGETLLAERGEVLADLQELLYANGRAGDNRSVLLVLQGMDTAGKGGIVRHVGGLLDPQGLAIKGFGKPTAEELEHDFLWRIHRALPPAGRIGIFDRSHYEDVLPVRVHNLVPESEWSGRYELINRFERELIESGTTIIKCALVVSKDEQRVRLTERLDRPDKYWKYNPGDIDERGFWDDYLQAYQAIFDKTDQDAAPWHLIPANKKWFARLAVCELLIDALEKLELDWPEADFDVEAERARVAAMD